From Carettochelys insculpta isolate YL-2023 chromosome 22, ASM3395843v1, whole genome shotgun sequence, one genomic window encodes:
- the LOC142024255 gene encoding uncharacterized protein LOC142024255: MTPPPPVCVSDAPCGASPWSRPGRPVLRPLRLVLPPHVCPRERVWGAGGTEQLPTPSDMSPLPFSPTRCRAPTSGSRAAPDLKRQSEDMAVAAEPVTLEEVSVCFSQEEWGLLAPGQRALYREVMQENYQTVRWLGFPAPKADVISWVERGEALGVPDLQGAGKGEIVSDPHTAGEVMLLTNDEENLQLEEPEQVASCGMFLGSSEGRVSQSPEHRETCESQCSPERQQGNQAGEGQDNSSHGSRGVKNTKESEQQKTCGKSFSLNSHCTIRTGEKPNICPDCGRSFQLCSGLIDHQRTHTAEKPFHCSDYGKSFSCSSSLKSHCRIHTGDTPYKCSDCGKTFRQRSNLVTHRRTHTGEKPFHCSECGKSFRRNSHLLTHQVIHSGEKPYHCTVCGKSFRRSENLIKHQSIHREDKPFNCSECGRWFSDISGLDKHMRIHTQGKPFLCSDCGKSFSQRSYLVDHQKTHTGDKPFRCSDCGKSFVRLSKLKSHCTIHTGETPYSCPDCGKRFTHRSSLVTHRRSHTGEKPFNCSECGKSFSCSSSLRSHCRIHRGERPYSCPDCGRSFQLRSGLIDHQRTHTGERPFHCSECGKCFSCNSTLRSHYRIHTGERPYSCPDCGKRFRQRSSLVTHRRSHTRERAFNCSECGKSFCQRSNLIRHQRTHTGEKPFDCTYCKKSFSWHSLLVVHQRTHTGVKPFTCSKCGKSFCQRSSLVRHQRTHVGEKSFS, translated from the exons ATGACTCCGCCCCCCCCCGTTTGTGTCTCGGACGCTCCGTGCGGGGCCTCCCCCTGGTCCCGGCCGGGCCGCCCCGTTCTCCGGCCCCTCCGCCTCGTCCTGCCGCCC cacgtgtgccccagggagcgagtgtggggagccgggggcaCAGAGCAGCTTCCAACCCCGTCTGATATGTCTCCATTGCCCTTTTCCCCTACCAGGTGCAGAGCACCCAcgtctggctccagagcagccccagacctgAAGAGACAGAGCGAGGACATGGCGGTGGCGGCAGAGCCggtgaccttggaggaggtgtctgtgtgtttctcccaggaggaatgggggctgctggccccggggcagagagccctctacagggaggtgatgcaggagaattaccagaccgtgcgctggctgg gatttccagctcccaaagctgatgtgatctcctgggtggagcgaggggaggcgctgggggtcccagatctccagggcgctGGGAAAGGGGAGATCGTCAGCgacccccacacag caggtgaggtgatgctgctcaCGAATGAcgaggagaatcttcagctggaagaaccagagcaagtggcctcctgtgggatgttcctgggaagctctgaaggtcgtgtttctcagagtcctgagcacagagagacctgtgagagtcagtgtagcccagaaaggcagcagggaaaccaggcaggggaggggcaggataactccagccatggaagcagaggtgttaaaaacactaaagagagcgaacaacagaaaacctgtgggaaaagcttcagtcttaacagtcattgtaccatccgcacaggagagaagcccaatatctgccctgactgcgggagaagcttccagctgtgctcaggtcttattgatcatcagagaacccacactgcagagaaacccttccactgctccgactatgggaaaagcttctcatgctcctcaagtcttaaaagtcattgcagaatccacacaggagacacACCTTATAagtgctctgactgtgggaaaacgttcagacagaggtcaaaccttgttacacacaggagaacccacacaggagagaaacccttccactgctctgagtgtgggaaaagctttcggcgaAACTCACACCTTCTCACTCATCAGGTAATTCACAGTggagagaaaccctatcactgcactgtctgtgggaaaagcttcagaagGAGTGAAAACCTCATTAAACATCAGAGTATTCACAGAGAGGATAAACCCTTCAAttgctctgagtgtgggagatGGTTCAGTGACATTTCCGGCCTTGATAAACATATGAGAATCCACACCCAGGGaaaaccctttctctgctctgactgcgggaaaagcttcagtcaacgCTCATATCTGGTTGATCATCAGAAAACCCACACCGGGGACAAACCCTttcgctgctctgactgtggcaaaagcttcGTGCGGCTTTCAAAACTTAAAAGTCATTGCacaatccacacaggagagacaccctatagctgccctgactgtgggaaaaggttcacacATAGGTCAAGCCTTGTTACGCataggagaagccacacaggagagaaacccttcaactgctctgagtgtgggaaaagcttctcatgctcctcaagtcttagaagtcattgcagaatccacaggggagagagaccttatagctgccctgactgcGGGAGAAGTTTCCAACTGCGCTCAGGtcttattgatcatcagagaacccacactggagagagacccttccactgctctgagtgtgggaaatgCTTCTCATGCAACTCAACTCTTAGAAGTCActacagaatccacacaggagagagaccttatagctgccctgactgtgggaaaaggttcagacagaggtcaAGCCTTGTTACTCATAGGAGAAGCCACACAAGAGAGAGagccttcaactgctctgagtgtgggaaaagcttttgtcagcgcTCCAATCTTAttcgtcatcagagaacccacactggagagaaaccctttgacTGCACTTACTGCAAGAAAAGCTTCAGTTGGCATTCCCTCCTTGTTgtacatcagagaacccacacaggagtgaaacccttcacctgctccaagtgtgggaaaagcttttgtcagcgcTCCAGTCTTGttcgtcatcagagaacccaTGTTGGAGAGAAATctttcagctga
- the LOC142024579 gene encoding E3 ubiquitin-protein ligase TRIM39-like — translation MGPDDDVVNVAQVEEGARGGDLRKLFQQVIHSGEKPYHCTVCGKSFRRSENLIKHQSIHREDKPFNCSECGRWFSDISGLDKHMRIHTQGKPFLCSDCGKSFSQRSYLVDHQKTHTGDKPFRCSDCGKSFSSQSRSAINRQSGQSRSAIGRLSNQSCSAAAARVRRGHGCGDLARSFREEATCPVCLEYFTEPVSIECGHSFCRACISQCWGESEPNFSCPQCRETTRQRNLQPNRQLGNLVESVKRLRAPAGPEPEGQRVCERHQEALKLFCQEDQSPICVVCDRSRTHRAHMSSMVVPVEEAAQEGLENGKLPPSPTLLRDTVFAGHKPMAPNQPQSHCLCLQEQLLSHLQRLREQRKELVGLKSAWAEESERLWEAVTGFLVDVTLDPDTAHPQLVLSEDRKRVRCGDARQDLPHNAERFDPCPCVLGAERLTGGRCYWEVEVGDTSEWYLGVCRGSVRRKGKVRLSPEDGYWAVWLRDGEYSALTCPPTPLPVSARPGRVGVFLDYEAGEVSFYNVTDRSHLFTFTRTFSRPLHPYFSPGPNPGGTNAAPLTICPLPAQPQGISVPGSDPAAQTDPSQH, via the exons atgggtccagatgatgatgtcgtCAATGTTGCTCAAGTGGAGGAGGGCGCCAGGGGTGGAGAcctgaggaagttgttccag cag GTAATTCACAGTggagagaaaccctatcactgcactgtctgtgggaaaagcttcagaagGAGTGAAAACCTCATTAAACATCAGAGTATTCACAGAGAGGATAAACCCTTCAAttgctctgagtgtgggagatGGTTCAGTGACATTTCCGGCCTTGATAAACATATGAGAATCCACACCCAGGGaaaaccctttctctgctctgactgcgggaaaagcttcagtcaacgCTCATATCTGGTTGATCATCAGAAAACCCACACCGGGGACAAACCCTttcgctgctctgactgtggcaaaagcttc TCCAGCCAATCCCGCTCTGCCATAAACCGCCAGTCCGGCCAATCCCGCTCCGCCATAGGCCGCCTGTCCAACCAATCCTGCTCAG CGGCTGCTGCCCGCGTGCGCCGGGGCCATGGCTGCGGGGACCTGGCCAGGAGCTTCCGGGAAGAAGCGACTTGTCCCGTCTGCCTGGAGTATTTCACAGAGCCGGTGTCGATTGAGTGCGGACACAGCTTCTGCCGGGCCTgtatcagccagtgctggggggagtCGGAGCCCAACTTCTCCTGCCCCCAGTGCAGAGAAACCACCCGGCAGAGAAACCTGCAGCCCAACCGGCAGCTGGGGAACCTGGTGGAGTCAGTGAAACGCCTGCGGGCCCCGGCGGGACCGGAGCCCGAGGGGCAGCGAGTGTGTGAGaggcaccaggaggctctgaaactctTCTGCCAGgaggatcaaagccccatctgCGTGGTGTGCGACAGGTCCAGGACTCACCGCgctcacatgagct ccatggtggtGCCcgtggaggaggctgcccagga GGGGCTGGAAAATGggaagctgccccccagccccactctgctccgtGACACTGTTTTCGCTGGACACAAACCAatggccccaaaccagccccagagccactgTCTGTGTTTGCAGGAGCAACTCCTGAGCCACCTGCAGCGCCTGCGGGAGCAGAGAAAGGAGCTCGTGGGCCTGAAATCCGCCTGGGCCGAGGAGAGCGAGAGGCTGTGG GAGGCCGTGACGGGATTCCTGG tggacgtcactctggatccagacacggctCATCCCCAACTCGTCCTGTCTGAGGATCGGAAACGTGTGAGATGCGGAGATGCCCGCCAGGACCTGCCCCACAATGCTGAGAGATTTGATCCTTGTCCCTGTGTGCTGGGCGCGGAGCGGCTCACGGGCgggaggtgttactgggaggtggaggtgggagacacGAGTGAGTGGtacctgggggtgtgcaggggatcTGTGCGCAGGAAGGGGAAGGTGAGACTGTCACCTGAGGATGGATACTGGGCCGTGTGGCTGAGGGATGGGGAATACTCGGCCCTCAcctgccccccgacccccctCCCCGTGAGCGCCAGGCCCGGCCGGGTGGGGGTTTTCCTGGACTACGAGGCGGGCGAGgtctcattttacaatgtgactgacaGGTCCCATCTCTTCACTTTCACCCGCACCTTCTCCCGGCCCCTCCACCCTTATTTCAGTCCCGGTCCCAACCCTGGGGGCACAAACGCGGctcccctgacaatctgccccctcccagcgcagccgcagggaatctctgtccctggcagtgaccccgcggcacagactgacccctcccagcactga